In Geobacter anodireducens, a genomic segment contains:
- a CDS encoding DNA topoisomerase I → MSQHLVIVESPAKAKTIEKFLGPDYKVLASYGHVRALPSKQGSVDVEHDFEPRYAVLPESKRHIDAIKKELKASDSLLLATDPDREGEAISWHLLAALGVKPEKPPVPVRRVVFHEITKDAIVHAVENPRTISQDLVDAQQARSILDYLVGFNLSPFLWKKIRYGLSAGRVQSVALRLICEREKEIQAFQSREYWTIGAELAKEKGQKCTANLVEAEGKKLDKFDIPDQAAADRLVTALENATYTVDKVTKSERKRTPAPPFTTSTLQQEAARKLGFSAKKTMSTAQKLYEGVAIDEGLVGLITYMRTDSVVLSNQALQEAHQVITSLYGPEYALAKPRFYKNKAKNAQEAHEAVRPTSIARTPAELKKYLSSDQFKLYDLIWKRTVACQMAEALLDQTSVDIGAGKGYRFRAAGTVIRFPGFMKLYIEGVDDQAEEKEGTLPPLTEGELLKLLKLLPEQHFTQPPPRYTEASLVKTLEEYGIGRPSTYASIMNTLLERKYARLDSKRFIPEDVGMVVNDLLTNHFTTYVDYNFTATLEEELDQVSRGEKQWKPLLREFWEPFQGLLRQKEGEVSKADLTTEATDEACPDCGKPLVVKLGKRGKFIACSGYKEGCTYTRNIDQGEGKEKAEPVLSEETCDKCGSPMLIKDGRFGKYLACSAYPACKNIQPLVKPKGTGLTCPECKEGELTEKKSRYGKMFYSCNRYPQCKFALWDPPQPGPCPTCGFPLLVKKVYKREGEFLKCPKEGCDYRTEGKK, encoded by the coding sequence ATGTCCCAACATCTCGTCATAGTAGAATCTCCTGCCAAGGCTAAGACCATAGAGAAGTTCCTCGGCCCGGATTACAAGGTGCTCGCATCCTACGGCCACGTGCGCGCCCTGCCCAGCAAGCAGGGCTCCGTGGACGTGGAACACGATTTCGAGCCCCGCTACGCCGTCCTGCCCGAGAGCAAGCGGCACATCGACGCCATCAAGAAGGAGTTGAAGGCGAGCGATTCGCTCCTGCTGGCCACTGACCCCGACCGGGAAGGGGAGGCCATCTCCTGGCACCTGCTGGCGGCCCTGGGCGTGAAGCCCGAGAAGCCGCCGGTGCCGGTCAGGCGGGTGGTGTTCCACGAGATCACCAAGGACGCCATCGTCCACGCCGTGGAGAATCCCCGCACCATCTCCCAGGATCTGGTGGACGCCCAGCAGGCCCGCTCCATCCTCGACTATCTCGTGGGCTTCAACCTCTCCCCCTTCCTCTGGAAGAAGATCCGCTACGGCCTTTCCGCCGGCCGGGTCCAGTCGGTGGCCCTGCGGCTCATCTGCGAGCGGGAGAAGGAGATCCAGGCGTTCCAGTCCCGGGAATACTGGACCATCGGCGCGGAGCTGGCCAAGGAAAAGGGGCAGAAGTGCACCGCCAACCTGGTCGAAGCCGAGGGGAAGAAGCTCGACAAGTTCGACATCCCCGACCAGGCGGCCGCCGACCGGCTCGTGACGGCCCTGGAGAACGCCACCTACACCGTGGACAAGGTGACCAAGAGCGAGCGCAAGCGGACGCCGGCGCCGCCGTTCACCACCTCCACCCTCCAGCAGGAGGCGGCCCGCAAGCTGGGGTTCTCGGCCAAGAAGACCATGTCCACGGCCCAGAAGCTCTACGAAGGGGTCGCCATCGACGAGGGGCTCGTGGGTCTCATCACCTACATGCGTACCGACAGCGTGGTGCTGTCGAACCAGGCCCTGCAGGAGGCCCACCAGGTCATCACCTCCCTGTATGGTCCCGAATACGCCCTGGCCAAGCCCCGCTTCTACAAGAACAAGGCGAAGAACGCCCAGGAGGCCCACGAGGCGGTCCGTCCCACCTCCATCGCCCGTACTCCCGCGGAGCTGAAGAAGTACCTCTCCTCGGACCAGTTCAAGCTGTACGACCTGATCTGGAAGCGGACCGTGGCCTGCCAGATGGCCGAGGCGCTCCTGGACCAGACCTCCGTCGATATCGGCGCGGGCAAGGGCTACCGCTTCCGGGCCGCCGGCACGGTGATCCGCTTCCCCGGCTTCATGAAGCTGTACATCGAAGGGGTGGACGATCAGGCCGAAGAGAAGGAGGGGACCCTTCCTCCCCTCACGGAGGGGGAGCTCCTTAAGCTCCTGAAGCTCCTGCCGGAGCAGCACTTCACCCAGCCGCCCCCCCGGTACACCGAGGCGAGCCTGGTGAAGACGCTGGAGGAATACGGCATCGGGCGCCCCTCCACCTACGCCTCCATCATGAACACGCTCCTGGAGCGCAAGTACGCCCGCCTCGACAGCAAGCGCTTCATCCCCGAGGATGTGGGGATGGTGGTTAATGATCTTCTGACCAACCATTTCACCACGTACGTGGACTACAACTTCACCGCCACTCTTGAGGAAGAGCTCGACCAGGTCTCCCGGGGGGAAAAACAGTGGAAGCCGCTGCTGCGCGAGTTCTGGGAGCCCTTCCAGGGGCTGCTCAGGCAGAAGGAGGGCGAGGTCAGCAAGGCGGACCTCACCACCGAGGCCACGGACGAGGCATGCCCCGATTGTGGAAAACCTCTGGTGGTGAAGCTCGGCAAGCGCGGCAAGTTCATCGCCTGCTCCGGCTACAAGGAGGGGTGCACTTATACCCGCAACATCGACCAGGGGGAAGGGAAGGAGAAGGCTGAGCCGGTCCTGTCCGAGGAAACGTGCGACAAGTGCGGCAGCCCCATGCTCATCAAGGACGGGCGCTTCGGCAAGTACCTGGCCTGCTCGGCCTATCCCGCCTGCAAGAACATCCAGCCCCTGGTAAAGCCCAAGGGGACCGGCCTTACCTGCCCCGAGTGCAAGGAAGGGGAGCTGACCGAGAAAAAGTCCCGCTACGGCAAGATGTTCTACTCCTGCAACCGCTACCCCCAGTGCAAGTTCGCCCTCTGGGATCCGCCCCAGCCGGGGCCGTGCCCCACGTGCGGCTTCCCGCTGCTGGTGAAGAAGGTCTACAAGCGGGAAGGGGAGTTCCTCAAGTGTCCCAAGGAAGGATGCGACTACCGGACCGAAGGGAAAAAGTAA
- the gid gene encoding tRNA (uracil-5-)-methyltransferase (TrmFO; Gid; glucose-inhibited division protein; similar to GidA; the gene from Bacillus subtilis encodes a tRNA-methyltransferase that utilizes folate as the carbon donor and bound flavin as reductant; modifies tRNA at position 54 (uridine) of the T-psi loop to form a C5-methyluridine): MTGAVTIIGGGLAGCEAAWQIAGRGVRVVLREMKPQRYSPAHHLSGLAELVCSNSLRGESLENAVGLLKEELRRAGSLVMAAADATRVPAGGALAVDRELFSSYVTERIEGHPLIELVREEVTELPAEGILVIASGPLTSDALAERLKQITGDSLYFYDAIAPIVAADSLDAGKVFRASRYGKGDGDDYLNCPLSEEEYERFVDAVLAAEKVPARDFEKVVHFEGCMPIEEMAERGRETLRFGPLKPVGLTDPRTGREPHAVVQLRAENREGTLFNLVGFQTKLTWPEQRRVFRMIPGLENAEFVRLGSMHRNTFINAPTLLEPTFRLKGDPRTFFAGQITGVEGYVESAGSGFLAGINSARLVRGEEPAVPPPTTALGALVAHITTAPARHFQPMNVNYGLFPPLEGKVKKKERRGRLAERALAELDHWLATV, from the coding sequence GTGACCGGTGCCGTCACCATCATCGGCGGCGGCCTGGCGGGATGCGAGGCCGCCTGGCAGATCGCCGGGCGCGGCGTGCGGGTCGTCCTGCGGGAGATGAAGCCCCAGCGCTACTCGCCGGCCCACCACCTGTCCGGGCTGGCGGAGCTGGTCTGCTCAAACTCGCTCCGGGGGGAGTCCCTGGAGAACGCCGTGGGGCTCCTCAAGGAAGAGTTGCGGCGGGCCGGCTCCCTCGTCATGGCCGCTGCCGACGCCACCCGGGTGCCGGCAGGCGGCGCCCTGGCCGTGGACCGGGAGCTGTTTTCCTCCTACGTGACCGAGCGGATCGAAGGGCATCCCCTGATCGAGCTGGTGCGGGAGGAGGTGACGGAGCTTCCCGCCGAGGGGATCCTGGTGATCGCCTCGGGCCCCCTGACCAGCGACGCCCTGGCCGAGCGGCTGAAGCAGATCACCGGCGACAGCCTCTACTTCTACGATGCCATCGCTCCCATCGTTGCGGCCGATTCCCTCGATGCGGGCAAGGTTTTCCGGGCCTCCCGCTACGGCAAGGGGGACGGCGACGACTACCTGAACTGCCCCCTGTCCGAAGAGGAGTACGAGCGGTTCGTTGATGCCGTTCTTGCCGCGGAAAAGGTGCCGGCCAGGGACTTTGAAAAGGTGGTACACTTTGAGGGGTGCATGCCCATCGAAGAGATGGCGGAACGGGGGCGGGAAACCCTCCGCTTCGGCCCCCTGAAGCCGGTGGGGCTCACGGACCCGCGCACCGGCCGGGAGCCCCACGCGGTGGTGCAGTTGCGGGCCGAGAACCGGGAGGGGACCCTGTTCAACCTGGTGGGCTTCCAGACCAAGCTCACCTGGCCCGAGCAGCGGCGGGTCTTCCGGATGATCCCCGGACTGGAGAACGCCGAGTTCGTCCGGCTCGGCTCCATGCACCGCAACACGTTCATCAATGCGCCGACCCTGCTGGAGCCCACCTTCCGGCTCAAGGGCGATCCCCGCACCTTCTTCGCCGGCCAGATCACCGGGGTGGAGGGATACGTGGAATCGGCGGGCAGCGGTTTCCTGGCCGGCATCAACAGTGCCCGGCTCGTGCGGGGCGAGGAACCGGCAGTCCCGCCACCGACCACCGCCCTGGGCGCGCTGGTGGCCCATATCACCACGGCGCCGGCCAGGCACTTTCAGCCCATGAACGTAAACTACGGGCTGTTCCCGCCCCTCGAGGGGAAAGTGAAGAAGAAGGAGCGCCGGGGAAGGCTTGCGGAACGGGCCCTGGCGGAACTGGATCATTGGCTCGCAACAGTGTAG
- a CDS encoding septum formation protein Maf: MEKGRIVLASASPRRLELLASAGVEFDVFASDIPEEPIPGEAPADFAVRLARDKAVATAARTEGRWFVGADTIVVCAGEIMGKPVDEADAVRMLRKLSGVSHEVITGYAVYDRERDGLLCKAVVTRVVFKPLRDEEISAYVATGCPMDKAGAYAIQGGAAYMVERIDGSYTNVVGLPLCEVVEDLRRIGAL, translated from the coding sequence ATGGAAAAGGGTAGGATCGTCCTGGCGTCCGCCTCGCCCCGTCGGCTGGAGCTGCTGGCATCGGCCGGGGTGGAGTTCGACGTCTTCGCGAGCGATATCCCCGAGGAGCCCATCCCCGGCGAGGCCCCGGCGGATTTCGCCGTGCGCCTGGCCCGGGACAAGGCCGTGGCCACGGCGGCCCGGACCGAGGGGCGCTGGTTCGTGGGTGCCGACACCATCGTGGTCTGCGCCGGCGAGATCATGGGCAAGCCCGTGGATGAGGCCGATGCCGTGCGGATGCTCAGGAAACTGTCCGGCGTTTCCCACGAGGTGATCACCGGCTATGCCGTTTACGACCGGGAGCGCGACGGTCTGCTCTGCAAGGCGGTGGTGACCAGGGTCGTGTTCAAGCCCTTGCGGGACGAGGAAATCAGCGCCTACGTGGCCACCGGCTGCCCCATGGACAAGGCCGGAGCCTATGCCATCCAGGGGGGCGCTGCCTATATGGTTGAGCGGATCGACGGCTCCTATACCAATGTGGTTGGCCTGCCGCTCTGCGAAGTGGTGGAGGATCTGCGCCGCATCGGCGCCCTGTGA